Proteins encoded together in one Streptomyces sp. B1I3 window:
- a CDS encoding Lrp/AsnC family transcriptional regulator — protein sequence MVQAYILIQTEVGKASIVADTIAKLPGVMQAEDVTGPYDVIVRAQADTVDALGRMVVAKVQQVDGITRTLTCPVVHL from the coding sequence GTGGTACAGGCGTACATCCTTATCCAGACCGAGGTGGGCAAGGCGTCGATCGTCGCCGACACCATCGCGAAACTCCCGGGAGTGATGCAGGCAGAGGACGTCACAGGCCCCTACGACGTGATCGTGCGCGCGCAGGCCGACACGGTCGACGCCCTCGGCCGCATGGTGGTCGCCAAGGTCCAGCAGGTGGACGGCATCACACGAACCCTGACCTGCCCGGTCGTCCACCTCTGA
- a CDS encoding DUF3515 domain-containing protein, protein MTLICRRSLRSALLGPSAALAVLAAAGCSAGDAAPSVSVPTPPPEEAAYCEALHKELPETITGLQRSDPGPESVLTAGWGDGAIVLRCGVPRPAKMDDAQSKGVDADGVNWLLEQRGDAGPRFTTTYRKAYVEVTLSKAYAHDITPLSAFAAPVRKTVPDSI, encoded by the coding sequence GTGACGTTGATCTGCCGCCGGTCCCTCCGCTCCGCACTGCTCGGTCCGTCCGCCGCTCTGGCCGTCCTGGCCGCGGCGGGCTGTTCCGCCGGTGACGCGGCTCCCTCGGTCTCGGTTCCCACGCCGCCGCCGGAGGAAGCCGCGTACTGCGAGGCGCTGCACAAGGAGCTGCCGGAGACCATCACCGGCCTGCAACGGAGTGATCCCGGGCCGGAGTCGGTGCTGACCGCCGGCTGGGGGGACGGGGCGATCGTACTGCGCTGCGGCGTCCCCCGGCCCGCGAAGATGGATGACGCCCAGTCCAAGGGCGTCGACGCGGACGGCGTCAACTGGCTGCTGGAGCAGCGGGGTGACGCCGGCCCCCGGTTCACGACCACGTACCGCAAGGCATACGTCGAGGTCACGCTCTCGAAGGCGTACGCCCACGACATCACTCCCCTGTCGGCGTTCGCCGCACCCGTCAGGAAGACGGTGCCCGACAGCATCTGA
- a CDS encoding D-alanine--D-alanine ligase family protein produces the protein MSSQNLPQSPESAESSARSSESSEQSGEQRRKPRVAVVFGGRSSEHGISVVTAGAVMSAVDRTKYDVLPIGITRDGRWALTADDPARMAIADRQVPDVDQLAEPGLGAVTLSVDPGNRDVVVSEPGALPRVLGEVDVVFPVLHGPYGEDGTLQGLLELSGVPYVGAGVLASAVGQDKEYMKRVFTSFGLPVGPYEVVRPREWEADRPAACKRIMEFAAEHGWPLFVKPARGGSSVGITKVDDPSGLDEAIEEARRHDPKFLVEALLRGREIECGVLEFEDGPRASVPAEIPPVTAHDFYDFEAKYIDSAAGLVPAPLTAEQTAEVRRLAVEAYEAASCEGLVRADFFLTEDGGFVINEINTMPGFTPISMFPRMWQESGVSYAELVDRLIQAALNRSTGLR, from the coding sequence ATGAGCAGCCAGAACCTCCCCCAGAGCCCTGAGAGCGCCGAGAGTTCCGCCCGGAGCTCCGAGAGCTCCGAGCAGAGCGGCGAGCAGCGCCGCAAGCCGCGCGTGGCCGTCGTGTTCGGCGGCCGGAGCTCCGAACACGGCATCTCCGTCGTCACGGCCGGTGCCGTCATGAGCGCCGTCGACCGGACGAAGTACGACGTCCTGCCGATCGGCATCACCAGGGACGGCCGGTGGGCACTCACGGCCGACGACCCCGCCCGCATGGCCATCGCGGACCGGCAGGTACCCGACGTGGACCAGCTGGCCGAGCCCGGGCTCGGAGCGGTGACGCTCTCCGTCGACCCCGGCAACCGGGACGTCGTCGTCAGCGAGCCGGGTGCGCTTCCCAGGGTTCTCGGCGAGGTCGACGTCGTCTTCCCCGTGCTGCACGGGCCGTACGGCGAGGACGGCACGCTCCAGGGGCTCCTGGAGCTCTCCGGTGTGCCGTACGTCGGCGCCGGCGTCCTCGCCTCGGCGGTCGGCCAGGACAAGGAGTACATGAAGCGGGTGTTCACCTCCTTCGGGCTGCCGGTCGGCCCGTACGAGGTGGTCCGCCCCCGCGAGTGGGAGGCCGACCGGCCCGCCGCGTGCAAGCGGATCATGGAGTTCGCCGCCGAACACGGCTGGCCCCTCTTCGTCAAGCCCGCCCGCGGCGGCTCCTCCGTGGGCATCACCAAGGTCGACGACCCCTCCGGCCTGGACGAGGCCATCGAGGAGGCCCGCAGGCACGACCCCAAGTTCCTCGTGGAGGCACTGCTGCGCGGCCGCGAGATCGAATGCGGCGTGCTGGAGTTCGAGGACGGGCCCCGCGCGAGCGTGCCCGCCGAGATCCCGCCGGTCACCGCGCACGACTTCTACGACTTCGAGGCCAAGTACATCGATTCGGCGGCCGGACTGGTCCCCGCCCCCCTGACCGCAGAGCAGACCGCAGAGGTGCGGCGGCTCGCCGTCGAGGCCTACGAGGCCGCGTCCTGCGAGGGCCTGGTGCGCGCCGACTTCTTCCTCACCGAGGACGGCGGCTTCGTCATCAACGAGATCAACACCATGCCGGGCTTCACCCCGATCTCCATGTTCCCGCGCATGTGGCAGGAGAGCGGCGTGAGCTACGCGGAGCTGGTGGACCGGCTCATCCAGGCGGCGCTCAACCGCTCCACGGGACTGCGCTGA